The following DNA comes from Quercus robur chromosome 1, dhQueRobu3.1, whole genome shotgun sequence.
GTGATAGATGTCTTCTCCTGTTGGATATGGATGTATAGAAAGCATCAAAACAGTAGTCTGTTGTCTGCGACCCTTCATTGTATTATGTGGTTAATTTGGAGGGAGTGGAATAATTGATAGAGTGGAGAGACCTGTATTGgaaattaagtcttttttttttttttttgtgtgtgcgtGCACTCTTTATTAGATTggtgcacaatttttttttttgggggggggggggggggtgggggttcCTGTAAATCTACAGTTGATTTCATGGATATGTTGAATCTTTGATTGTAATTCTAGTGAAGCTTCTTTTTAAGAGCTtccttttaatttatatttccaCATTACTTATTAAAAAGACTAATATAGGACAAATTGTATTTTGAGAAGTACTTGATCTCTATATCCTTtcttgaagttttacaattttaccTTGGTTGCTCATCTGTCAAGTTTTAGGTTTTAAGTTGGGTGATAACAAAATATGGGTCTCATATACCTGCacatatgattaaaaaatatgatcATACATAATTTTTGTTGAGTGGCTAAGATTGAACAAGGTATattctaattatttaaatttttgaatctTATATTAATATCCAAATTAGATGTTAGATTTATAGTACAACAATTTAAGGCAAACTGAACCGAGTTAAATCTTGTTGGCATACATAATCACTGACAGATGTGTAAAGCCTGAAGGAGACATTTATGGTCATGTTCTTGTTTTCTGCAGGAAATGGCAGATGCTGCATACCCTGCATGTATTTTAGAGACGAGGAAAACTGCTCCAGGTTTACGTTTGGTGGATAAGTGGGCGGTATAGATCATTTCGTTGCTTTTACTTGAATGTTACAATTCTCCTCCAATttctgttaaattttttttgtgaccTTGTAGATTTCTGTCATTATAGGTACTGATTGGTGGAGGGAGGAACCATAGAATGGGTTTATTTGATATGGTATTGATAAAAGATAATCACATATCAATAGCTGGAGGCATCACGAATGCTGTTAAATCTGTTGACTTGTATTTAGAGCAGAAGAACCTTAAAATGGAAGTTGAGGTAGTATTCTCTACCTTTAAAATTTAGACAGTTTTTAAAGTATGTCAAGTATCTACAAGCAACGGTAAAAAATGTGAAGTTTCTTTATTCTAATTGTTTCTTGGTTGCATTTAAGTGAAGTGTTCATCAATCATTTGTTTGATATCCTCCCATTTATTTTGTCAAGTTTTCCAgcagatttctctctctctctctctctctctctctctatgtgtgtgtgtgtgtgtgtgtagcaTCTGTCTAATTTCACATGCATGTGCAGAAAATTTGTTTTGGCAGGAACTATGGTTGTtacaacataatttttatttatttaaatttcccCACAGGTTGAAACTAGGACACTTGAGGAAGTACATGAGGTGTTACATTATGCAGCTCAAACAAAGACTTCCTTGACTCGGATAATGTTGGATAACATGGTTGTGCCACTACCAAATGGAGATGTAGATGTATCTATGCTTAAAGAAGCTGTGAAGTTGATTAATGGGAAATATGAGACTGAGGTAACTAATATTCTAAGTTATTCGTTTATTTTTGgtcaaaatatgattttggtcAGTGAACTCTGTTTCAGGAATCAATGTCATTCCTAAACTATTCATTGTTCCAATTCAGTCCTTGAAGTTAAAAGCACTTCGATGCTATCTTTACATTGCTTTACTGTTACCATGCAAATTGTAATCACTAATGTGGTAGACATTTATTTTGTACACATATCTTTATAATATTGTCATGGCACATTAAACATGTTACTCTAATGAAATTAGGACATTCAAaggttacttatcaaaaaaagaaattaggacATACAAAGGCACAAAACCAAATTTTCACCAAGTATTAGTAATATAGATTAGGTTGGTCCACTCATTAGGAagcacaatttatttatttatttactctcTTTTTATGTTAAATTAAAAATCTCCATATCTTTCAATTTTGTGGGACAATCATGGACTGACATACACATCAACATTATAAGGATGTGTATGAAAAAGCATCTCACATCAGCAATTGTTGTTTGCATAGTTGGTAATTGATGCAATTTGAATGACTGAAACAATTGATGGTTCATGGAAGAAATTGGGAATGGTATGTAGTTCAGTACCAAAATCTGTGTGTATTATGTTAGCTGTGGAATTAACAGGAGCTGTAACCGATATCAATCTTCcagttagattatttatttttctaaaggaaaaaaaaaaatgctgataTTGTCTAGTTTATCATGCTTTCACCCATGTGCATAAATATTTCTCTGACTagcacaaatgaaagagaggtaCTTTGTCTATTCAGTTCTGCAATCTCTTATATAGGTGTATTCTTTGACTAACACGAACTCAAAGCTTCAGGCATAATCTTTACACTTCCTTAGCGACATTCTACATTTCCCTCATTCTCATGTTATTACCTCAATGTAATGGCTCTTCATGGTTAATTGAAGCCTGTGAGGAGAGGTGCAACAATAACAATTTGTCATTCCTGAATAACTGCTTCATTATCTTGTCATTGTCATTCAAGCCCTAACCccatgatttgattttttgcattatttttccaTCACTTCAAATCTAGTTTAACCAGCTCTCATTTCCTCATCATCATTGTTATTTGCTTAGAGCATCGATTGCAATATTCTTTGTTACCATATATTATGAACTCTATCTTGTAATTGCATGATAATAACTTCTAGATGAATTGATGATAACTTCTAAGATGAATTACTTATTGTGCACCTTTTTCAAAGCTAATTAGGGGTTGGTTTGTTTCATGGTGACAGGCATCAGGCAATGTTACTCTTGAAACAATACACAAAATTGGACAAACTGGAGTGACCTATATTTCCAGGTACTCAACTCTTAATCCTTAATTACCAAAAACAGACCATAGAGTTGTTTTTTGTAGGAGCTATGCTGTTCAACTTGTCCAATGGAGATTATCCAATTGACAAGAGCAACGGGTTGTGTATAGAAGTTGCAACTCATTAAGGGGGATGTACTCCTTTTGAAGTGAGATATAGTGTGATTCCTTAAATTGTCATGTTGCTGCATAAGGAATGGTCAGTTCCATTGATAATGGAGACATTTCACCAATGATGGAGCCAAGGGGAGACAATCAACTTCCCCCGACTGCACGCAAAACCCCATAAGTGCCTATTACAACCCCCTCCCCAAAACcatttagcaaaaaaagaaaacctccCCAAATCGAGCTCAAAAATCAATTAGGGTTAGGATTTAGTCCTAGTATTCTATGTAAGTATGTTATTGTACTCCTACGAGTACAAGTTTatgatgaataaaatttctattgaGATTTTTCCAATGACTTGGTTCTAATTCCAGGCAACCCTAAGTGCTGGATTTCTAGATTTCCTATCCCTGCTTTGTGCGGAATCCAAGCAAATCCTAAGTGCTGATTcatagattattttattttctgctttgttttcctaaaatttcttgaagaatttttttttgcatcaatttggaattttggattaCAGTGTTCAGCGTTTTTTATATAGGAGCATTCATTGTTCTACATCATGGGATCCACTCCCtccccaaacccaaacccaatgtTCTTGTTTATTATAAGCATTTGTGGGGCCTgcattttaaactcaaaaaaaggaaaagaaaagaaaagaacaatgGTTTTTCCACAACCAAGTCAGTGCAGccacttagaaaaatttgtcAGTTATTCTTTTTCCTAAATTCTGCTGCCCACCTCTGTCATGCTTTCAATGGTTTTTACTgtaaaaccaaaattttgaatcattgaaagagataaaatttagATGCTCAGAtgctctaaattttttaaaacaatcaaAGCACATAAAAGACTTTTCACGTtctatattgatatattttttcaatgtaCTTTTAAGTAATctaattacataaattttatgCATAGATTGATCACTTGAGTTAACTTGTTGTTTAGTGTAAACTATacatatcaattattttaattttatgaaatttataCTTGTATGTATACACTTGAGAAAAAGAATtataatttacatttattatatatttttcatgaaaattacATATCTTTTTTGATCATAtagatttctatttttaaaattatttttatttttaatcccCCCTGACTAAAATCCTACCTTTCCCAGAGTGTACCACTGCATTTGAACCTAAGCTTTCCCTATGTGAAGAACTGGGTAATGCCACTGAGGCTCTTGGCTGCATTGGTTGTGGAAGTATTGCTCATAACTTAGGATGTTATGTTGGTGTGAGCTTAGTGGCACAACTGCTGATTGACAGGGTGTACTGTCGCTTCGTGTCAGTGTCATGGCATAGGAGAGTCACATATTTGGTGATAAACTTTATGTCTAGAATGATGGAAATTAGTTGAATTTACTTTTGAACACGGTTAGTATTTTTAGAATATGGGAAAGCATAGCATGGGATAGGATTGCAACACTACCTCCGATTATAAATACAGTCCATAATAACTACTATAGAAATGCATGCATTACACGGGTTGCCAGTGTCACcggtttcattttctttttggttagaAGTTGAATCTGATTCACTTCATATATAATTAGTAACACTGAAGGTTGGAGACACAGCTTGTTATATTAAtcaaagtattttgttcttcatATTCTTTTTGGTTAGAAGTTGAATCTGATTCACTTCATATATAATTAGTAACACTGAAGGTTGGAGACACAGCTTGTTATATTAAtcaaagtattttgttcttcatAGTACTCGCCATCAATTTACAAGCTACTAATGATACTAATATTC
Coding sequences within:
- the LOC126715462 gene encoding nicotinate-nucleotide pyrophosphorylase [carboxylating], chloroplastic isoform X3, encoding MALKPPLHPTYDLKGIINLALAEDAGGQGDVTSMATIPVDMEVEANFLAKEDGIIAGIALAEMVFHEVDPSLKVEWSQKDGDCVHKGLQLGKVYGRAHNIVVAERVALNFMQRMSGIATLTKEMADAAYPACILETRKTAPGLRLVDKWAVLIGGGRNHRMGLFDMVLIKDNHISIAGGITNAVKSVDLYLEQKNLKMEVEVETRTLEEVHEVLHYAAQTKTSLTRIMLDNMVVPLPNGDVDVSMLKEAVKLINGKYETEASGNVTLETIHKIGQTGVTYISSGALTHSVKALDISLKIDTELALLVGRRTNRA